TGTATCCCTTTCGCCTTCGAGGGGGACCACACGAAGTGCGGGAGAGCCACGGAAGCGAGGGACTCTCACCGAGGAACTGGAGCATTCTCTGAGGAGAGAAGCATAGAGGCAGCCACGAGGCATCGACTGCGAGGGGGCGAGAAAAGAGACTCATATCAAGTGAGTGCGGTTTCTCTTATTTGACTCGAACGACTTCAAGGAGTCGGGTCGACTCTTGGTGTGTGACGGTCCATGTATCTCCTCGATGTTCGAGCGATTCAAGAAGCTCGATATGAGGGTGGCCGTAGCTGTTCGGGCCCGAGCACGCGATCCAAAGAACGCCACTGATACTGGTCTCCAGAGTGGTTGCAGAAAAGTTGTGACGAGATCCGTGATGAGGGAGGACGAAAGTGCCCACCTCAGGGAGTAACGAGCTTAGCCTCTCAACAAGTTTGTCCACACGGGCCTTGCGCGTCAGCATGCTATCCCCTGTAGAGAGCCAGCCGGCCTTTTGGGGCAAACAACACCGCCGACCTGCGAATGACCGCGAAGCATGGTTTGCGCCGCGCCATGCCGGTCCCGAATACAGTGACATCGAGGTCAGGTTTCGATCTCGACGAATCAGGCGGTAGGCGTCGGCGAGCTTGGCACGCTTGCGCCGGTCCCTGATGAGCTTCTTGAGCCAAGACCCGAACCTTACTCCCGTGATGGTGGCTTCACGAATACCAGTAAGGCGTTGAACTTCCAAGACGAAGGGTTTGAGCCGCTCGGGCTCCGGATGGACATGGGGCACGAGGAGCCAGACGACACGCCCATCCGCATAGACTCGAAGGGGCTCACCCGAGTAGAGGACAAGCGTATCCTGTGGTAGTCTCGGACTATCAGCACGATCTTCTTCCGAGGGCTCATGGGGGCCGTCGTATTTGATTATACCGTCGTGCCGCTTGTCTGGAGCCGGAGGGGCTTCCGGTAGATCCGGCCGTGGGGGCGGCTCGCGCCCTTCGAGAACAAACACGATCCGCTCTACGCCGCGCTCACGAAACCATTCTTCCGGTCGAACGATCATACCAAGGCGGTCCGGGGTCAATTCCTCTCTCTCACACGCTTCTGCAACAAGAGCGAGGCGCTCGAACGGATGCAGGTAAGGGAGCACGACCGTACGCACGTCCACCTTCGCGAGGAGGCTATCTACTCCAGAGACATGGTCCTCATCGAGGTGAGACAGGAAAAGCGCATCGAGAGCCGTTGTGAGGCCCTCATCTCGTTGGTGTATTCGCCTCAGTTCTCGTTCTAGTGCGGACTTCTGGTTCGAGCCACAGTCGTAGATGTAGTTGTAGCCAGTTCCCCCGGCTTCGATACGGGCTGAGTGAAAGCCTCCCTGGCCTACCGGATGCTGTTGCCGCACAACGGAGATCATTATGCCCCCTTCGACTGCACTGTTTCTTCGAGGAGGAGCATACAGCAAATGATAGACGTCAAGGAAGTTTCCAGGAACCTTCAGTTTCCACGAACTTCCCAGAAACACATACGCTACGGATTCCGTCTATGCCCTGTCTGATGCGCGCGTCAGGGCAACATCTTCAGCGTGACCCTAACAGTAGTGCAGGCCTCAATGGTCAGGTGAAAACCGGCCAAAGAGGGTCCCGTCAAAACCGGCCAATGAGAGAGGACCGAGACAGGAGGACTCCTACCCTGCGGACTCGGCAGACTGCAAATCCATGGCCCCCTTGGTGCACCAGCTTCGGGGCCCGAATTGGACGACGTGGGCATGGTGCAGCAGCCGGTCGAGCATGGCGGCAACGGCGGCGTTGTCGCCCAAGAGCTTCCCCCAATCCTCCACAGGCCGGTTAGAGGTGATAAGGGTGGAGGCCTTCTCGTAGCGGCGCATGATGAGTTCGAGCAGGTCCTCGGCGGCGGTGGCGGGCAGCTTGCGCATTCCGAGCTCATCGATGATGAGCAGCGGGGCGCTGGTGAGCGCATCGAGCTTCTGGCGGCGGGTGCCCTCGGGACTGGACTCGGCCAACTCCTCGAGCAGATGGTGGGCTTCGCGATGCAGGACGCGGTGGCCCTGGGACTGGATGACGGTGCGGCCGATGGCCTGGGCGATGTGACTCTTGCCGGTGCCCGGAGGGCAGAGGAAGAGCGCGTCCTCGCGCCGCTCCACGAAGCCGCCGGTGACCATCGATTGAGTGGCCCCGGCTCACCACCACGCTTCTATCGCCAGCGTGGAGGGTGGGAGGGCTGCCTGCCACATGGGGAGTATGATGAAGCAATGAACTCCCCCAAATGGCTCCTCCTGGCCGCCCTGGCATTCGCTTGCGGCGCCTCCGCGGCCAGCCCCGTTCCCACCTACCAGACCCAGACCATCGAGGGATGGAGGGTTCGCATCGATGACCGCCTGCTGGTAGCGGCGAACAAGCCCCTGACGGACAAGGCCCTGGTGCTCCTGGCGGCGCAGCTCAAGGAGGTCGTCCGGGTGGTCCCCGCGGGCCCCGTGGCTCAGCTCCGCAAGGTGACGCTGTGGCTGTCGCCGCCCTATCCCGACGAGCCACAGGTTGGTCGGTACCATGCCGGCGATGCCTTGCTGCTCCAGAGTGGTCGC
This region of Myxococcus stipitatus genomic DNA includes:
- a CDS encoding MBL fold metallo-hydrolase — protein: MISVVRQQHPVGQGGFHSARIEAGGTGYNYIYDCGSNQKSALERELRRIHQRDEGLTTALDALFLSHLDEDHVSGVDSLLAKVDVRTVVLPYLHPFERLALVAEACEREELTPDRLGMIVRPEEWFRERGVERIVFVLEGREPPPRPDLPEAPPAPDKRHDGIIKYDGPHEPSEEDRADSPRLPQDTLVLYSGEPLRVYADGRVVWLLVPHVHPEPERLKPFVLEVQRLTGIREATITGVRFGSWLKKLIRDRRKRAKLADAYRLIRRDRNLTSMSLYSGPAWRGANHASRSFAGRRCCLPQKAGWLSTGDSMLTRKARVDKLVERLSSLLPEVGTFVLPHHGSRHNFSATTLETSISGVLWIACSGPNSYGHPHIELLESLEHRGDTWTVTHQESTRLLEVVRVK
- a CDS encoding ATP-binding protein, translated to MVTGGFVERREDALFLCPPGTGKSHIAQAIGRTVIQSQGHRVLHREAHHLLEELAESSPEGTRRQKLDALTSAPLLIIDELGMRKLPATAAEDLLELIMRRYEKASTLITSNRPVEDWGKLLGDNAAVAAMLDRLLHHAHVVQFGPRSWCTKGAMDLQSAESAG